CCGCCACCAGCAGGGTCCGGCCGGCGTACTCGACGCGACCGATGCTGTTGATCACCCACAGGTCGGTGGACGCCCGCGGCAGCCAGCCGTTCTTCAACTGCGCCGTACCGCTCCGGTTCGCCGCCGACACACCCCAGTCCTGGCCGTCGGCGACCTGGCCCATCAGCTTCCCGAGGTAGGCGCGGGAGGCCGAGCCCAGCGGCGAGTCGTCGGTGAAGACCACCCGCAGCAGCCGGGCCTGGTCCGCGGCAGTGGTGGAGGTCAGGCCCCAGTAGCCGTCCGTCCCCGCGACGGTGTCCGTCAGCCCGAACCGCGCGTTCGCCGCGTCCAGGCCCGCCGCGCCGCCCACCGCCTCGAACAGCGTCGAGGCGGCGGAGTTGTCGCTGTTCTCGATCATCTGCGCGGCCGTCGCCTTCTGACCGCCCGTCAGCACGCCGTCCGTCTGCAGCAGCAGCGCAGCGAGGATGTACACCTTCACGATCGAGGCGGTCACGAAGGAGTCCGTGCCCCAGCCGGCCGCCGCCCCGGAGTCGGGATCGGTCAC
The DNA window shown above is from Streptomyces sp. TLI_171 and carries:
- a CDS encoding serine hydrolase gives rise to the protein MIAPSSSRAVARRRQRRSRRIGWAVVTVVALAALGVWPAFPRAATGAPMAASAAAAPDASASASATVAAGAAAEAALSGAVGSLDGHFAVSVTDPDSGAAAGWGTDSFVTASIVKVYILAALLLQTDGVLTGGQKATAAQMIENSDNSAASTLFEAVGGAAGLDAANARFGLTDTVAGTDGYWGLTSTTAADQARLLRVVFTDDSPLGSASRAYLGKLMGQVADGQDWGVSAANRSGTAQLKNGWLPRASTDLWVINSIGRVEYAGRTLLVAVLSDGSATQEQGVALVESVATAAARAFTAARG